CTTTTTTTATGGGAATAATTGGTTGAATGCGAAAAACCGCTACACGAACGCGACCTTTTCCCCCCCCTGAACGCAACAAACTCACTCCCGAATGTGACAAACCCACCAAAACCTATGTTACAGAATTATTACTGGTGCCAGGCACCAGTAATAATTCTGTAACATTACCACCTAATGTATTTTTTCATATCATTTCTTGCTCAAAATAAAACTATAAAAATACAGTTGACTTTATAAATATACAATTATATAATAATTTTTAACTTAGCAACGAGGTGAAGGATATGAAAGTTGGTATTATTGGTGCGACAGGATATGGCGGTCTTGAACTAATAAGATTACTACATAATCATCCGGAGATCGAAAACATTGACCTATTCACCTCTTCGGATGAAGGAAACAACTTTTCAAATAAATATACACATTTACTGAATATCCATGACGAACCGCTTCTTAAAATAGAGCATGCCAAACTCGCGCACTACGATGTAATTTTCACAAGCACACCATCGGGGATTTCGAGAGAGTTGCTCCCATCTTTAATAGGGAAAGGTCCGAAACTCATCGATTTGTCAGGCGACTTCCGTCTAAAAGACCCAGCTCAATACGAACATTGGTACAAAAAAACTCCTGCACCAACTCAAGCACTAGAAAAAAGTGTATACGGTTTAACCGAATGGAACAGGAAGGCGATAGAACACGCAACCATAATCGCAAACCCTGGTTGCTATCCGACCGCTGTTTTGCTCTCGCTACTCCCGCTTATCAAAGAAAACTTAATTGATGCAACACAACTCATCATCGACGCCAAAAGTGGCATCTCAGGAGCAGGAAATAAACCAACACAAATGACCCATTTCAGTGAAACGAATGAAAACACCGCCATCTACAAATTACATCAACACCAACATATACCAGAAATTGAGCAAGCAATCGAAACCTTTACAAACCAATCAACGCTTATCACATTCACGACTCATCTCGTGCCGATGACAAGAGGGATTCTCACGACGAGCTATGCTCACGTAAACGAAGGAATAACCGAAAAACATCTCACAAACGCATTACAAGACACATACGCTAATCAACCATTCGTCCGGATCATCGAACAAACCGACAAATTCGGAACAAACCAAGTATACGGCTCCAACTTCTGCGACATTCACGTTAAGGTAGACCCGCGTACAAACCGAGCAACAATAGTCTCTGTCATTGACAATTTAGTCAAAGGAGCAGCTGGCCAGGCAATTCAAAATATGAACGTTCAATGCAATCTAGATCAAACAACCGGTCTCTCGCTCGTCCCTTTATTCATTTAACTTAGGAGGAATGAACTCTTGTCCACAACCACCATGCCCATGAAACGAATTTCATATAAAAACATTGCTTCACCAAAAGGCTTCCAAGCAACTGGCATTCATTGCGGCCTAAAGCACAAGAAAAAGGACCTCGCCCTTCTTATCAGTGAAGTACCAGCTAGCGTTGCAGGTGTTTTCACAACAAACGCCATCAAAGCCGCGCCACTTCTAGTCACAAAAGACGTCGTATACCAAACCGGCAAAATGCAAGCAATCATCATCAATGCTGGAAACGCCAATGCATGCACTGGAAAACAAGGGATGACTGACGCATACGCGATGCAAAAGTTAACAGCAGAAAAATTTGGAATCGCCAACAATTTAGTGGGTGTCGCTTCCACAGGCGTCATCGGCGAAATCATGAAAATGGAACCTGTAACAAATGGTATCCAACAATTAGAACCTATCGACGAGTTAGAAGGGGCTATTTCTTTCTCTCAAGCAATCATGACAACGGACACTGTAACGAAAAACACGTCTTATCAAACGATAATCGATGGAAAAGAGGTAATCATCGCAGGAACTGCAAAAGGCTCTGGAATGATTGAACCGAACATGGCGACGATGCTTGGATTTATTACAACAGACGCAAACATTGAGTCCAGCCATCTTCAAACGGCCCTAACATCCATCACTGACATAACATTCAACGCAATTACGGTTGACGGTGACACATCCACTAACGATATGGTGATCGTTATGGCAAACGGTTTGGCAGAAAATAAAACACTGACACCTGACCACCCAGATTGGGAAGATTTCATCCAAACACTCCACGCCGTAGCTCAAGATCTTGCTAAAATGATTGCAAAAGATGGAGAAGGCGCAACGAAATTAATTGAAGTGGAAGTAAAGGGAGCTATTTCCAATGCAGAAGCCCGCAAAATCGCGAAAACAGTCGTAGGCTCACCACTTGTGAAAACAGCCGTTTTTGGCAATGACGCGAATTGGGGCAGAATTATTGCAGCGGTCGGCTATAGCGGCGCAACCCTTGATCCATACGCAATCACAATTCATATTGGTGTAACAAAGGTTGTGGAAAATGGGGAACCAGTACCTTTCTCAGAAAAAGATTTAATCGTCTACTTAAAACAGCCAGAAGTTAAAATTTTTGTAGATATTCATCAAGGTAACGGCCAAGGAACTGCATGGGGGTGCGATTTGACATATGACTACGTTCAAATCAATGCAACATACCGCTCCTAAACGCATCGTCATCAAGCTAGGGGGAAGTATGCTCGAACGTCTGAATGAAAACTTTTTCACCAATTTCAAGAAACTTCAAGCTGCTGGCAATGAACTCATCATCGTCCACGGTGGAGGCCCTGCAATCAATGAAGCGCTAGCCAAAAATAACATCACTTCGACCACTGTAAACGGCATCCGCGTAACATCTGCAGAAGCAGTCGGTATCGTCCAGTCGACACTCATCGGCAAAGTTAATCCCGCTCTCGTTTATGAGCTGAATAAAAGTGGCATTGCTGCAATCGGCTTAAACGGCTACGACAGCAAGTTATTACAATGCACTATATTGCATAAAGAAACATACGGCTTCGTCGGGGAAATAAAAAAAGTGAATAGCTCACTACTAAAAACACTACTCGCGAATGGCATCACGCCAGTCATCTCTAGTATTAGCTGCACCGAAGAAGGTACGCCACTAAACATCAACGCCGACACCGTAGCGAGCGAAATTGCTCTAGCGATAAAAGCAGAAAGTCTGCAATTTGTAACAGACATCCCAGGCATCCAAATCAAAGGGGAAGTACAACAAATTGCCACCCCTTCTGCAATCTCAGATTGGATGGTATCAGGTGACGTCTACGGAGGTATGATACCAAAAGTAACTGCTGCACTAGATTGCTTAGAAGCCGGAATTCCATCTGTCCAAATAGTTGGAGATCAACTAGAAGGAACAACCATTATTCAGCAGGAGGTAATCGTATGAGCACTTTATTCCCAAATTACGCACGCCGTCCGGTCCATTTAGTGGAAGGAAAAGGCACAATCGTAACGGATAACAATGGAAAAGAGTATCTCGATTTCACAAGTGGAATCGCCGTACTCAGCCTTGGCCATGCACATCCAGCGATAGTAGAAGCAATCCAGCGCCAAAGCGAAAAACTTTGGCACACATCAAATCTATTCGAAAGTCCAGAACAAGAAAAACTTGCTTCATCCCTAATAAAAGAGACGCATTTTGCTCACGCATTTTTCTGCAATAGTGGAGCAGAAGCGAATGAAGCAGCCATAAAGCTCGCACGCAAACATACCGGCAAGCATGTTATCATCACATTTGAAAACTCATTTCACGGTCGCACATTTGGAGCCATGTCCGCAACAGGCCAAGAAAAAGTACGCAACGGATTCGGCCCGCTTCTCGAAACCTTCCGAACTGTTCCATTCAATGATATCGAAAAATTAGGGGCAGCAATCGACGAGAGTGTAGGGGCAATCATGCTCGAAATTATCCAAGGAGAGGGAGGGGTCAACCAAATAACACCAGCATTCACACGAGCTATTGCTGATATATGCAAATCAAAAGGAATCCTACTAATCGTCGACGAAGTCCAAACAGGCATCGGCCGCACTGGAACCCGCTACGCATTCGAGCAAACCGTACTCCAACCAGACATCATAACGCTCGCAAAAGGACTTGGCGGTGGCTTTCCCATCGGCGCAATGCTTGGCACAAGTGAACTACATGACACATTCGGCCCAGGAACACACGGCACAACATTCGGCGGAAACCCACTAGCAGTCGCCGTCGCACAAGCAGTTCTAGATAATATATTCACTAACGAATTTTTATTCGCAATCAATGAAAAATCGTCTTACTTTATGGATAAACTAAAAGAAGCATTACCAGCATACAAAATCGTAGGATCCGGCTTAATACTCGGCATTATCTGTCCAGACGAAGTCGCTCCATACATAACTCAAGCCGAACAAGCCGGCCTACTACTAGTCGCCGCAGGACCAAACGTCATCCGTCTCCTGCCGCCACTAACCGTCACAACCCAAGAAATCAACCAAGCCATCAACATTATTGCAAGTATATTAAGGGTGCCGAGTATGTTACAGGTGCCAGGCACCCGTAACATTATATAGAAGAAACCCACTTGAATTAAAGCGCTCAGCGAACCGCTATTCAAAACCCAGGACCCACCTTCAAGGCGGGTCCTTTATTTCAGGTGCCAGGCACCTGTAATATTCCCGTAATATTTCATCCGAAAAAAGGCTGTTCAAGTCCAGCTTCCCCCTCGAACACTACAAACTAACCATCAAATAAGACTAAATACCTAACACCCCCGAAAAATCTCATTGCATTCACTCCGAATTATGGTACAATTTAGAAAAATTCAAACTTAATCGCTTCTCAACAATCGATGAAAAGGGGTAAGCACTTGTTAACTTGGCACAAAGAAATTATCATTCCAACAGCAATTGACCGAGTATGGAATCTCTTTGAATTGGATCAAATTCAAAGAATTATGCCAAACGTCGTCAAGCATAAACCGTTAGAAATAAAAGAAGAAGTTATCGGTTCAACATACGAACAAACCTATCGAGAAGGCAAAAGAACCGAAACGTATATCGTGACGGATATCGAATATGAAAATACCAAACAAAAGAAACATAAAAAAGTAGAGTTTGCATTAGCAAAAGCGTTTAAAATCCAAACAGCATTTACCCTCATCAAACTAGATGATAAATCCACGAAATTTATTTATACTGGCCAGAATGAAGGATTAAATCTGATGGGAAAAACGTTCATCAAACTAGGTTCAAAGAAGAGAAACGATAAAGTAGTAGACGCGTTTGTCGAATTGGTTCGTTCAGAAGCACTTAAAGATTCATAATTTAGGAGGATTTACATGACGATTGACTGGGGTAACTTGAATTACGTAGCTATAATTATAGGTGGATTCTTATACATGATTTACGGTACAATCTATTATTCAATCTTATTATCAAATAAAAAAGGACAACAAACGAAAGGGCCGATAAAATACATTTATTCGGTCATCATTGCATTCATCAGTTCATTTCTTGTAGCCATTCTAATCAATACAACGGGAGCAGAAACCCTTCTTCAAGGTGCACTAATCGGCTTCATCATCGGAATTATCATTAAAATGGTCTATGTAAAAAATGCATTGTTTGGTCTCATCTCTATGAAATCAACAATAATCGCGATTTGCGATCACGTCATCATCTTTACTTTACTCGGCGCTCTTCACGGCTGGTTATCTTAACAAATCAAAAAGCCCTTTGAGTCTATCAAAGGGCCATTTTTATGCAAATAAAATTACTACCAAAATCCAAAATTTAAGAACCACCCAACAAACCCCTAAAAGCTATGCGTCATCGCCCAAATCGCCACAGCGTCCACTTTACCAGTATTCATAAACCGGTGTGGCAGCGAGCTATCAAAGTAAATACTATCGCCTTCATAAATCATATGCGTCTCACCCTCGACCTCAATACGTATGCTACCACACAGCATAATCCCGCATTCCTCACCCGAATGATACATAAACGGTGTATCTAATTCCTCACCGGGCTCGACGACCATCTTGAAAAAGCTCATTTGCTTCCCTGTGCCAGGAGATAACAATTGATAACTTACATTCGGCCGAACACGTTTAATCAGTTTCTCCTCGCCAGACCGGCAAATCGTCACAGCATTTGATTCTTCTGGTTCAAAAAAGGAAAACACTGGAACCTTCAAACTATGACTTAACTTCCAAAGGGTTTCCAACGAAGGGGACACTTGACCTCGCTCTATTTGTGAAATCATACTTTGGCTGACTCCGGTAAGTTTAGCAAGCTCATCTGATGTTAAGCCTTGTAGCCTACGTAAATATCTGACTCGCTTGCCGACTTCTTCTTTAGGAAATTCCATAAAAAACACCCCTTTGAATAAAAATACAATTAGCAGAATAATTAAACACATTATAATTACTTACTAAGTAATAATATAATCAAATTTAATCAATGTCTACCAATTAATTCAATATTAATTTAAATAGAGTCAATAATAAAAATATTATGTACAATTATTTTTTATGTAGACACGTGAATAATAATAACTTATACTCTTAATAATTCAGTAGTTTCATAAAGGGGACTAAGGAAAACAAAAAAATGGGGGTAAATGTTCATGAAATTGAGAAAATGGTTAGCAGCACTATTAATGATTACCGTTTTAATGGTTGCAGGATGTAGCAATGATTCTGGGGGCGTATCAACAGAAAACTCGACATTACAAAAAGTATTAAAAAATAAAAAATTGGTTATTGGGATGTCTTCTGGGTATTTCCCGTTTGATATGAAAGATCCAAAAGGCGACTTCGTTGGGTATGATGTAGATTTCGCAAACGCACTAGGGAAAGCACTAGGAGTAAAAGTAGAATATAAACAATTTACATTTGATGGTTTAATTCCTGCACTTCAAACAGGAGAAATTGATATGATTTTCGCTGGTATGACAATTCGTGGAGATCGTGCATTAGCAGTAAGTTTTGCAAACCCTTACTTTAAAACAGGTCAAGCAGTAATGTTGCCTTCGTCTGATAAGAAAACAAAAACATGGCAAGAACTTGATGTAAAAGGGAACAAAATTGCGGTAGGTATCGGAACAACTGGTGCCTTACTTGCGAAAGATGTATTCAAAAACGCAGAAGTTCTAGATTTTGAAGATTTCCCAGCTGCAGCAGCGGCTCTAGGTCTAGGTAAAGCAAATGCAGTTGTATATGACGAGCCTGCAATCGCAGTTTGGAACCTTAAAAATGCTGGCCAAGTTCAAGAGTTAGAAGGATTAATTTCTTCTGAAAACCTTGGTATCGCTGTGAAGAAAAATGATTTCGAAACAGTACAATGGATTAACTCATTCCTAAACAGCTATATTGAAAGTCCATCGGAATTAGCTTCTCGTCACAAATGGTTTGAAACTTCTGATTGGTTAAGTGAAGTAGTAGAAGAATAGGCACTCTGACAACTTAGAGGGGGATTAAATATGACTTATGACTGGAGTGTAATCCCGCGTAATATGGACGTCTTTATCTATGGGGCGCTTAAAACACTGGAAATTTCGGCGTTAGCAATTCTTATTGCGATTCCAATAGGTATTATCTTTGGCTTGGGACGTATCTCGAAAAATAAATTTTTTAAATTAATATCTTCTGTTTATGTAGAAATTATTCGCGGCGTGCCGCTGCTTGTACTACTTCTTTGGATATTCTTTGTACTAGGACAATTCTTCAGCCTAGGTTCTTTCTGGGGGGCTATAGTAGGACTTGCGATATTTGCAGGTGCATTTATAGCTGAAATCGTACGTACTGGAATTCAAGCGGTACCGAGAGGACAAATGGAAGCGGCACGATCACTTGGAATGTCCCATGGAAAAGCGATGACACATATTATATTGCCGCAAGCATTTAGACGCGTATTGCCGCCACTTGCATCCCAATTTATTATGTTAATTAAAGATTCATCGCTCATATCCGTAATAGCGGCTGGAGAATTAACGCTAGCTGCAAAAAACTTAGTGGCAACATCATTCCGTTCAATCGAAGTATGGACATTTGTTGCGCTAATCTATTTCCTCATGACATTCAGCTTATCGCTAATCATTCGATACTTCGAAAAACGATTACTGAAGAGTGAAGCATAACGTTAAGGAGGGTGTACCCAAATGATATCTATTAAAAATGTCAATAAAAGCTTCGGCGACCACCACGTCCTAACCGACGTTTCGCTCGAAATACCAAAATCGAATGTTGTCGCATTAATTGGACCAAGTGGAGCAGGGAAATCCACACTCATTCGGACAATCAATGCATTAGAACCAATCGACAACGGAGAAATCACAGTCGATGGAATATCCATCCATGACAAAAAAACGGACATCAACGTAGCACGTACAAATATCGGTTTCGTATTCCAAAGTTTCAACCTATTTCCGTTCTTAACGGCACTAGAAAATGTCACAATGGCACCAATGAAAGTAAAAGGACTAAGCAAAGAAGCAGCTGAAAAAAGAGGGAAAGAACTACTCGTTTCCCTTGGATTAGGTGACAAATTCGATGCCTACCCTAGCCGACTTTCTGGTGGTCAGCAACAACGTGTAGCTATAGCGCGTGCACTAGCAATGGATCCAACCGTCATGCTATTTGACGAACCGACATCCGCACTCGACCCAGAAATGGTAACCGAAGTGCTCGATGCCATTCGAAAACTAGCAAAAGACGGCATGACCATGGTCGTCGTAACACACGAAATGGGCTTCGCCAAAGAAATATGCGACGAAATCGTATTCATGGCAGAAGGCAAAATAGTCGAACGCGCAGCGCCATCGAAATTCTTCACAAACCCAGACACACAACGCGCCCAAGACTTCCTATCCAAAGTCCTAAACCACTAGAGAAATCTAGTGGTTTTTCTTATGTCCACTATCTTTTCCCCACTTTCTCCGCTCGCTTTCATCTCTCGCTTTCTACGATGTTGCGGGAATGTTACTGGTGCCTAGAATCAGTAACGCAAATGTAATATTTCTTTTCAAACAAAAAAACACGCCTTACAATCGAGGCGTAATTTTTTTGTTGCTATTATATTAGAAGTAATATTGGCGAATTAAGGAATATTAACTCATAAAATTAATAAGGCCCTCAATCTGCTCGATAGGTATAACTGTTAATTGACTAATAGTTTCTAGAAATGCTCCATTTTTGCTCATATTCATAATGACCTTAGAAATTCCATTTTCAATTCCTTTTTCAATACCTTCTTCTAGAATATCTAACATAGATAGTTTGTCTTCTTCATACTCCCGACCCATCTCGGTATTCTCAAATTTAATATCCTTGATCCCATCAGCACCTGTCCGCTTCAAAATAGAATTGAGAAAAACAATGGTAATTTCCTTATTCTTTTCACTTCCAAACAACTGCTTAAAGGCATAATCCACCTTCAAATCAAGCAAACCATTTAGTAAAACTGGTTTAAAACCCTTTGGATGCACTTTTCTTGCACAGTACTGTTCTTCATCCTCTTTTACTGAATAAACAAGCTTCACACCGTCCTTTTAACCATTTATAGAACATGTATTCTTATCAGTCGATTTTATTACCGAGTTAAACTCAGCTGTTCGGACATTATCAAAACAATACCGACAAATCCAATCAATGCAAAAGGCGTATAATGGCCCAGTACAAAGCTAAATGTACCCAGTGTACCGAGTCATAATTTCTGAAGTATCGATTCGAATGATTGTTGAATTATTAGGAGATCGAATTTACACAGAATATAAGCAATTCCAAATTGCTTTATTGGGAATAGAGGCAATACTAACGCATGAGGCAATTCACTACATAAACCCAAGCGACTACCACATACTATAAAATACTTCTATATAATATAGAAGAAACCGATAGATTATTTAACATGACAAATTAATTACACCACATACCATTGAGTAATCAAGGTTTAATAGAACAAATGGGTTTAGCGGAATAAAGAGTGGGTTAATGGAACTAAATACAATGACTTTACTACTCTAATGGAAACAAGTTAGTGTGAGGATGCATATTTTGAATCTGAATTTTTGAATGCAAGAGATTAAATGATTTCTACAAATAAAAAAGCAGTCAAAGATAAAATTCGGGCTACACGTTCCACGAATGACTATATGATTGGACTTATTATTGCTTGAGTAGCCTAAAAGTGAAAAACGGCCAAAGGATATAAAAAAATATAGCTACAATATTTGGATAAGCGCAACGATCTCGCATTCCAATTAGTACCTCATGGCCCGCTAATTCAATAACCTTGATCCTGGGCTTTAGTAATATCTCTGTAAAATAAGAAGAGAAGCATCCGAAATTCAGATGCTTCTCTTCTTGAGCGATAAAACGAAGGAAGTAGAAGGCTGCACATTAATAAATGTACAAACAAGTTTACGGCGTTACACGTCTATAAGTAACCTTCTATACTGTAAATCATAACACAAAAAAAAAAAAATGCACGCATTAATTATGAGAAAAAGTAAAAAAAAAAAAGAAATAATATTTGCGCTATTCAAAAGTGGGAAATGAAGAAAAACTATAAATCTAAAATTGGTAAGAATTATTCAGAAAAAAAAGGTGGCGCAAATGGAATTATTCCTGTAATATGGAATATGTAATCGTGTCCTTGGTGCTTCCACAATATCATCCTCAAAATAAACTGGTAATCTTTAAGGATATTAGTTGATTTTAGCATATGAGTTTTGTATACTCATATATTAGTTAGGGTGACGATATTGGACGCTATCAGGCGACCGGTGTTACACACTAAAAAAAATTGCAACACACAAGCGAAGGGAGATCACAAGTTTATGAAGAAAAAAGCTATCAAAATTGCAGCTTCAACTGCAGTAGCAGCTTCAGCATTCGTTGCAGCAGCACCAGCACACCAAGCTGACGCAGCAGTAAACGTAAATCAATTAGTATCAGACGCACAAAATGCAGGTACAGTATTAAAATGGGCTATCTCAGTAGAAGGTTCAGCTGATTTCGTAACTCAACCATTTGCACAATACAATGCAGCTAAAAAATCAATTGCAGCAGCAGAAGCAGCAGCAGCTAAACTTTCAGTTTCTGAAAAATTAAGCGTTGACGCTAAACTTGTAGATGCAAAAATCCAAGTTACTCGTGCTGGATACTACATCGATGCAATTACTTCAAGTAACAAAATTAAAGCTTTAACAACTACACTTGATGCAGCAATCGCATCAGGAGATATTGAAAAAGTAGAAGCTGCTTACCACCCTGCAACAGGTGAGTTCCGTAAACAAGCTAAACTTTTAGACCGTGTATATGGTCAAACAACTCGTGACGAAATCCGTAACGCAGTTAAACCTGCTCTTGAAAAATCAGTAGCTTCAGTTAAAAACGAAGTAACAGTTAACATGCTTGTTAAAGCAGCAGCAGCAGACGTTAAAGCAGGAAAAATTGCAGATGCACATGCGAAACTTGCAGAAGCGCAAGCAATTCTTGATGCAAACAAACTAAAATGGGCAACTGAATTGCAAAAATCAGTTACTGACGCAAAAACTGCAGCACCAGCAATTCCTGGAAATATCACTGTTGATACAGCAGCATTCCACGGTGAAAAAGGCCAAACTTATGCAGTAACTGCTAATATTAAAACTACTACAGGCGCAGCTTACAATGGTGTAGTAGAGGTTTCTTTCGACGGTAAAGGGAAAAATGGAAACGGCGATTTAGCAAATACTTATCAATTTGTAAAAGTAGGCGCAAATACTGTTAATACATCTACTCCAACAACTGTTGATGTTGTTAACGGGCAATTAGTTTTAACTGTTACTAGTGCATCTGAAATCGCAGGTGGAAAAATCAAGTTTAAAACTCTAGCAGCTAATGGTAATGCCATTGATACTCAGTCTTCAGGAACATTGAATTTCTATGATAAAGAAACTGGTACTGCTAACTTAGATTCAAAAGAAGTAAAATATGTTGACGCAGCTAACAATTATTTTGTTACTACTGATCTTAAAAAATATACATTAAGTGCAAACGGAAATGTATTCCAAGATACAAACAATGCAGTTATCACTTTAGATGCATTTAAAGCTAAGTTAGCTGCTGGTGACCTTCTTAGAGGATCTTATAACTACAACGGTGGATCAGTTATTCAACTTTGGGTTCATAAAGTAGCAGAAGCTGAATTCGCGCTAGATCAAGAAGTTAAAGCTGGAACACCTGCTTACCGTGTAGAAGGAAATACAGTTACTTTATCAGGTTCTGGAGAAGCTGGTAAATTAGTTTATATTTACAAAGGAACAGACAATGTAGGTGCTCTTACTCAAGTACAAGTAGGGTCAAATGGTCTATGGTCTACTTCAGTTGCAGTAACAACGGACAACACTATTTTCACTGTTCGTCAAGCAACTTCTGTAAATGAAACTCCTAAAACATATAGCCAAGCAGTTGCTACTGGTGAGACTGAAAAAGTAACAGTTACTCCTGGTAAATTTGTAGCTACAACATCATATGTTGGTGATAATTCAAAATCATTAGCTGGAAAAACAGTAGTATTTGCTTCTACAAAAGATGGAGCAAGTACGGCTGTAGTAGCTTCAAATGCTCAAATTACACTATTAGATGGCGATTTAACACGTGCAACTTATGTTAATGGTGTAAATGGTACTACAATTGTAGAATCAGCTGCTGGTTTTGACATTAAATTTGGTGCACCATCAACTATCTCTGGTGGTAATGGAGTATTAGATGGTCAATTAACTGTTACATCTGTAACTGGAATTACAAATGCATATAAATTACAAGTTAATGCTTCAGGAACTATTTCTGGTTATTAATTAGTAGTTTGAAAGATTTAAAACTGTTTCCCAACTATGTTGGGAAACAGTTTTTTTAGTTTAATAAGCTTTATAATTGATCAAGGACGAGGAATTAGAAAATTATACAGTTCAAGGTAAGGTATATCATTACAGGATACTTTTGTATATAATAGTAATAGGGTGGAAAATGTGAAAAAACTGTAGTAGAAAGGTAGAGAGTAGTTGTATGAAAATTTCAGATACAGCAATACGATATATAGTGTGCGCTATAGTTGCAGTATTACTAATAGGACTTGGATATGCATCATTTGCAAGTAAAAAACAGGATGAACAATTTTTAGCTGACCAAGCAACTTATAATCAATCGCTACAGTATCTTCAGGAGGAGGACTTTGGTCAAGCAATACTACTGTTGCAACAGGTTGAAATAAATAATTCAAATAATGCAATTGTAAAATATTACTTA
The nucleotide sequence above comes from Psychrobacillus glaciei. Encoded proteins:
- a CDS encoding amino acid ABC transporter permease; the protein is MTYDWSVIPRNMDVFIYGALKTLEISALAILIAIPIGIIFGLGRISKNKFFKLISSVYVEIIRGVPLLVLLLWIFFVLGQFFSLGSFWGAIVGLAIFAGAFIAEIVRTGIQAVPRGQMEAARSLGMSHGKAMTHIILPQAFRRVLPPLASQFIMLIKDSSLISVIAAGELTLAAKNLVATSFRSIEVWTFVALIYFLMTFSLSLIIRYFEKRLLKSEA
- a CDS encoding amino acid ABC transporter ATP-binding protein codes for the protein MISIKNVNKSFGDHHVLTDVSLEIPKSNVVALIGPSGAGKSTLIRTINALEPIDNGEITVDGISIHDKKTDINVARTNIGFVFQSFNLFPFLTALENVTMAPMKVKGLSKEAAEKRGKELLVSLGLGDKFDAYPSRLSGGQQQRVAIARALAMDPTVMLFDEPTSALDPEMVTEVLDAIRKLAKDGMTMVVVTHEMGFAKEICDEIVFMAEGKIVERAAPSKFFTNPDTQRAQDFLSKVLNH
- a CDS encoding PD-(D/E)XK nuclease family transposase yields the protein MKLVYSVKEDEEQYCARKVHPKGFKPVLLNGLLDLKVDYAFKQLFGSEKNKEITIVFLNSILKRTGADGIKDIKFENTEMGREYEEDKLSMLDILEEGIEKGIENGISKVIMNMSKNGAFLETISQLTVIPIEQIEGLINFMS